A genome region from Methylobacterium sp. FF17 includes the following:
- a CDS encoding GlxA family transcriptional regulator: protein MTKSPRFLPDPRRVEILVFADVQLLDVAGPLQVFATANDLAGPGAAPYALHVVASAGEPVRSSAGLGLATEALPPADRPLDTLLVAGGRGVTAAEAGDLPAWIAARVPRARRVASVCTGAFLLGAAGLLDGRRVATHWTRCAELARRYPRARVEPDPIFIRDGALWTSAGVTAGIDLALALVEADLGRATALAVARHLVVFLKRPGGQAQFSTALSLQAAGTRFEALHAWIAEHLGEDLTVARLAEAAGMSPRGFARHYRAATGLTPARALERLRVEAARRLLAESALPLKRIAARCGFGSEETLRRSFLRHVAVAPAAYRRRFREGAPGPGADPGI from the coding sequence ATGACTAAGTCCCCTCGTTTCCTGCCAGACCCGCGCCGCGTCGAGATCCTCGTCTTCGCGGATGTCCAACTCCTCGACGTGGCGGGGCCGCTGCAGGTCTTCGCCACGGCCAACGACCTCGCGGGCCCCGGCGCGGCGCCCTACGCCCTGCACGTGGTCGCGTCGGCGGGCGAGCCCGTCCGCAGCTCCGCCGGGCTCGGGCTCGCGACGGAGGCGCTGCCGCCCGCGGATCGGCCCCTCGACACGCTCCTCGTGGCGGGCGGGCGCGGCGTCACGGCGGCGGAGGCGGGCGACCTGCCGGCCTGGATCGCCGCGCGCGTCCCCCGCGCCCGGCGCGTGGCATCGGTCTGCACGGGCGCCTTCCTCCTCGGGGCGGCGGGCCTCCTCGACGGGCGCCGGGTGGCGACCCACTGGACGCGCTGCGCCGAACTCGCGCGGCGCTACCCGCGGGCCCGGGTCGAGCCCGACCCCATCTTCATCCGGGACGGCGCGCTCTGGACCTCCGCCGGGGTGACGGCGGGCATCGACCTCGCCCTTGCCCTGGTGGAGGCCGACCTCGGCCGGGCGACGGCCCTGGCGGTCGCCCGGCACCTCGTGGTGTTCCTCAAGCGACCCGGCGGGCAGGCCCAGTTCAGCACTGCCCTGTCGCTCCAGGCGGCGGGCACGCGCTTCGAGGCGCTGCACGCCTGGATCGCCGAGCACCTCGGCGAGGACCTCACCGTCGCGCGCCTCGCGGAGGCCGCCGGCATGAGCCCGCGCGGCTTTGCCCGGCACTACCGTGCGGCCACGGGGCTGACCCCGGCCCGCGCCCTGGAGCGGCTGCGCGTCGAGGCGGCGCGGCGGCTGCTGGCCGAGAGCGCGCTTCCTCTCAAGCGCATCGCCGCGCGCTGCGGCTTCGGCTCCGAGGAGACCCTGCGGCGCAGCTTCCTCCGCCACGTCGCGGTGGCGCCGGCCGCCTACCGCCGGCGCTTTCGCGAGGGCGCCCCGGGGCCGGGGGCCGACCCCGGGATTTGA
- a CDS encoding DJ-1/PfpI family protein, which translates to MTLDIGLLTFPSVQQLDLTAPYEVFAGIPGARIHLVAAGLDPVTSATGLVLTPTTRLADCPRLDVLCVPGGVGVNALMRDESVLGFVRAQAEHARYVTSVCTGALVLGAAGLLKGRRATTHWAALDLLPAFGAIPVAERVVRDGALFTGGGVTAGIDFALTLAAELVGRPMAEGIQLGLEYAPAPPFASGTPEAASPAVLAATRARLAASRAEREGIVRALTGAADVAAWERPAPTAS; encoded by the coding sequence ATGACCCTCGACATCGGCCTCCTCACCTTCCCGAGCGTCCAGCAGCTCGACCTCACCGCGCCCTACGAGGTGTTCGCCGGGATCCCGGGGGCCCGCATCCACCTCGTGGCGGCGGGGCTCGACCCGGTGACGAGCGCCACCGGCCTCGTGCTCACCCCGACGACGCGCCTGGCGGATTGCCCGCGCCTCGACGTCCTCTGCGTCCCCGGAGGGGTCGGGGTGAACGCGCTGATGCGGGACGAAAGCGTGCTCGGCTTCGTGCGCGCGCAGGCGGAGCACGCGCGCTACGTCACCTCCGTCTGTACCGGGGCGCTGGTGCTCGGCGCGGCGGGCCTGCTCAAGGGCCGGCGCGCCACCACCCACTGGGCCGCCCTCGACCTGCTGCCCGCCTTCGGGGCGATTCCCGTGGCCGAGCGGGTGGTGCGCGACGGCGCCCTCTTCACCGGCGGCGGCGTCACCGCCGGGATCGACTTCGCCCTGACGCTCGCCGCCGAACTCGTGGGGCGGCCGATGGCCGAGGGCATCCAGCTCGGCCTCGAATACGCACCGGCCCCGCCCTTCGCCTCCGGCACGCCCGAGGCGGCCAGCCCCGCCGTGCTCGCCGCGACGCGGGCGCGCCTCGCGGCGAGCCGGGCCGAGCGCGAGGGCATCGTGCGGGCGCTCACCGGCGCGGCGGACGTCGCGGCGTGGGAGCGCCCGGCTCCGACCGCGTCCTGA
- a CDS encoding O-antigen ligase family protein encodes MTTGIAGGAQAARRADLPDAVRVGTMGLILLFVLIGADPFYDGTAAENAASRAGGNLLNQVLFLAMGAIAAVVLAWRGREALRPLATLPILATLGWICVSTALSIEPAVSARRLISLVIMFSGVVSVLVLARDARQFADVFGTCVLVVLLLCYLGVALVPERAMHTALDLIEPEHAGSWRGLYAHKNGAGAAMGLFVIVGLFWAGMGRRVLGTLVAVLAGVFLAFTNAKTSLVMTPLVLGLTWACTLSASRPWRRLVLLGPLALLLVATVGSVMSPAIGSVIASLTSDPTYTGRTEIWAFALDNIAKRPLTGFGYGAFWESVFYGGGGDATTWVNRATDSHNGYLNTALESGLPGLALTVWWLVLAPLSDLESHQSRQSARAAAIDPLSLLFLRIWLFTLLVAVFESVFYQATNALFFLLAVAVLGLRFSAGARVIEAGSR; translated from the coding sequence ATGACGACGGGCATTGCCGGCGGTGCGCAGGCCGCGAGGCGGGCAGACCTCCCCGATGCCGTGCGCGTCGGGACGATGGGCCTCATCCTGCTCTTCGTGCTGATCGGGGCCGATCCGTTCTACGACGGGACGGCGGCCGAGAACGCGGCCTCGCGGGCCGGTGGCAACCTGCTCAACCAGGTGCTGTTCCTGGCCATGGGCGCCATCGCGGCCGTGGTGCTGGCCTGGCGCGGGCGGGAGGCCCTGCGCCCGCTGGCCACCCTGCCGATCCTGGCCACCCTCGGCTGGATCTGCGTCTCCACCGCCCTCTCGATCGAGCCCGCCGTCTCGGCGCGCCGGCTGATCTCCCTCGTGATCATGTTCAGCGGCGTGGTGAGCGTGCTGGTGCTGGCCCGCGACGCACGCCAGTTCGCCGACGTGTTCGGCACCTGCGTGCTCGTCGTGCTCCTGCTCTGCTACCTCGGCGTCGCCCTGGTGCCCGAGCGCGCCATGCACACGGCCCTCGACCTCATCGAGCCCGAGCATGCGGGGAGCTGGCGCGGCCTCTACGCGCACAAGAACGGCGCGGGCGCGGCCATGGGCCTGTTCGTCATCGTCGGCCTGTTCTGGGCCGGGATGGGCCGGCGGGTGCTCGGAACCCTGGTGGCCGTGCTGGCGGGTGTCTTCCTCGCCTTCACCAACGCCAAGACCTCCCTGGTCATGACCCCCCTGGTGCTCGGCCTGACCTGGGCCTGCACCCTCTCGGCCTCGCGGCCCTGGCGCCGGCTCGTGCTCCTCGGGCCCCTGGCGCTGCTGCTGGTGGCGACGGTGGGCTCCGTGATGTCCCCGGCCATCGGATCGGTGATCGCGAGCCTGACCTCGGACCCGACCTATACCGGCCGCACCGAGATCTGGGCCTTCGCCCTCGACAACATCGCCAAGCGCCCCCTCACCGGCTTCGGCTACGGGGCGTTCTGGGAGAGCGTGTTCTACGGCGGCGGCGGGGACGCGACGACCTGGGTCAACCGCGCCACGGATTCGCATAACGGCTACCTCAACACCGCCCTGGAGAGCGGCCTGCCCGGCCTCGCCCTGACCGTGTGGTGGCTCGTGCTCGCCCCCCTCTCCGACCTCGAATCCCACCAGTCCCGCCAGAGCGCGCGGGCGGCCGCGATCGACCCGCTCAGCCTGCTGTTCCTGCGGATCTGGCTGTTCACCCTGCTGGTCGCGGTGTTCGAATCGGTGTTCTACCAGGCCACCAACGCGCTGTTCTTCCTGCTCGCCGTCGCCGTGCTGGGCCTGCGCTTCTCCGCCGGGGCGCGGGTGATCGAGGCGGGCTCGCGGTGA
- a CDS encoding acyltransferase family protein, whose protein sequence is MTDPAGIAPSAPGRAHPPVAPLRALTALRFVAAAYVLVFHYARFFFPEAAIPAPIGLGYSGVTFFFLLSGFILAYNYHAVDLREPGARARFRRARVARVYPVYLLSLALALPWLAAWVAKSAPPLQGLMAASAVLAPLGLHAWVPGAACALNCPSWSVSVELVFYALFPVLLPLALRTPGRTAALTLAAWGALAAAASLAFARYAPGASLIDPTGTGPVLLAQAIKYNPLLRLPEFVAGLLLYAASRRVRIPTGGLLGLAALAALGLVAAAPHLPEVVLHNGLTALAWAPLILAGAQMRSGPLVAPGFVFLGRISFALYLIHAPAYALVNSLDRAALGGRLRDLPWLGAGLAAALALGFSVALHRLVEEPARRRILRAGGPAREPAPASP, encoded by the coding sequence GTGACGGACCCGGCCGGGATCGCACCGTCCGCGCCGGGCCGCGCCCACCCGCCGGTCGCCCCCTTGCGCGCGCTGACGGCCCTGCGCTTCGTGGCCGCCGCCTACGTCCTGGTGTTCCACTACGCCCGGTTCTTCTTCCCCGAGGCCGCGATCCCGGCCCCGATCGGGCTCGGCTATTCCGGGGTGACGTTCTTCTTCCTGCTCTCGGGCTTCATCCTGGCCTACAACTACCACGCGGTGGACCTGCGCGAGCCCGGCGCCCGCGCCCGCTTCCGCCGGGCGCGGGTGGCCCGGGTCTATCCCGTCTACCTGCTCTCCCTGGCCCTCGCCCTGCCATGGCTCGCCGCCTGGGTGGCGAAATCGGCGCCCCCCCTGCAGGGGCTGATGGCCGCGAGCGCGGTGCTGGCACCGCTCGGCCTGCACGCCTGGGTGCCGGGCGCGGCCTGCGCGCTGAACTGCCCGAGCTGGTCGGTCTCGGTGGAGCTGGTCTTCTACGCCCTGTTCCCCGTCCTGCTGCCGCTCGCCCTGCGGACACCCGGCCGCACCGCCGCCCTCACCCTGGCGGCCTGGGGCGCCCTCGCCGCCGCGGCGAGCCTCGCCTTCGCGCGCTACGCCCCCGGTGCGTCGCTGATCGACCCGACGGGCACGGGACCGGTGCTGCTCGCGCAGGCGATCAAGTACAACCCCCTGCTGCGCCTGCCGGAATTCGTCGCCGGCCTCCTCCTCTACGCGGCCTCGCGGCGGGTCCGGATACCGACCGGCGGCCTCCTCGGGCTGGCGGCGCTCGCCGCCCTCGGACTGGTCGCGGCCGCCCCCCACCTGCCGGAGGTGGTCCTTCACAACGGCCTCACGGCGCTGGCCTGGGCCCCCCTGATCCTGGCCGGGGCGCAGATGCGCTCCGGCCCCCTGGTGGCGCCGGGATTCGTCTTCCTCGGCCGGATCTCCTTTGCCCTCTACCTCATCCATGCGCCGGCCTACGCCCTGGTGAACAGCCTCGACCGGGCCGCCCTCGGCGGCCGGCTCCGGGACCTGCCCTGGCTCGGGGCGGGTCTCGCCGCCGCCCTCGCCCTGGGCTTCAGCGTCGCGCTGCACCGCCTCGTCGAGGAGCCGGCGCGCCGGCGCATCCTGCGGGCGGGCGGGCCGGCGCGCGAACCCGCGCCCGCCTCACCGTGA
- a CDS encoding acyltransferase family protein: MTYRPDIDGLRALAVLAVLAFHAGIPGFGGGFVGVDVFLVISGAIITARIRAEVEAGHFCVAGFYERRIRRILPMLAATILASALAAAVLLPAEARTDLARSLAAAAGFVSNLYFWKTSGYFDVAAQTRPLLHTWSLSLEEQFYLVVPLLLPVLLHRFPRRAVALLLLGALASFGLSLWLTARAPTTSFYLLPTRAWELLLGSLLAFARPGAIRAPALREALAAAGLALILVPVLAYDEATPFPGLGAVPPCLGAALVILAGASGPSRVGALLAARPCVAVGLVSYALYMVHWPLIVFTRYALLREPEGLETVALLAACGALAYAGWRWIETPFRRPAQALPRAVLFRRTGAALAGCLALGLAAGFGAPPAGPAGTPLAGLEREGWRGGRCFLEDQDPAAWAGEACRIAAGTGRTALLWGDSFAAHYVPGLARHAGDLSHDILQYTAAGCPPLLDHRSRARPTCAAFNARLPEVIRAYGVSQVILAARWDLVPPHALATLPDTLARLRAAGVAVSLIGPSPLFAFDVGLLGARGAGTRDDGSAAWFARSGHRAAETLRALAPEVGFADPEAFFCAGPLCRYRTDGSDLFVDYGHLSQAGSDRAVRAYFPLLRPQRASLAP; the protein is encoded by the coding sequence GTGACCTACCGCCCCGACATCGACGGCCTGCGCGCCCTGGCGGTGCTCGCGGTCCTGGCCTTCCATGCGGGAATTCCGGGCTTCGGGGGCGGCTTCGTCGGGGTCGACGTGTTCCTCGTTATCTCCGGCGCCATCATCACCGCGCGGATCCGCGCCGAGGTGGAGGCCGGGCACTTCTGCGTGGCGGGGTTCTACGAGCGGCGGATCCGGCGCATCCTGCCGATGCTCGCCGCCACGATCCTCGCCAGCGCCCTCGCCGCCGCCGTCCTGCTGCCCGCAGAGGCGCGGACCGACCTCGCCCGCAGCCTCGCCGCCGCCGCCGGCTTCGTCTCGAACCTCTATTTCTGGAAGACCTCGGGCTACTTCGACGTCGCCGCCCAGACCCGCCCCCTGCTCCACACCTGGTCGCTCTCCCTGGAGGAGCAGTTCTACCTCGTCGTCCCGCTCCTGCTGCCGGTGCTGCTGCACCGGTTCCCCCGCCGGGCGGTCGCCCTCCTGCTCCTGGGGGCCCTGGCCTCGTTCGGGCTCAGCCTCTGGCTCACCGCGCGCGCGCCGACGACGAGCTTCTACCTGCTGCCGACCCGGGCCTGGGAACTCCTCCTCGGGAGCCTCCTCGCCTTCGCACGGCCCGGCGCGATCCGGGCGCCGGCCCTACGCGAGGCACTCGCGGCGGCCGGGCTCGCGCTGATCCTGGTGCCGGTGCTCGCCTATGACGAGGCGACCCCCTTCCCCGGCCTCGGCGCCGTGCCGCCCTGCCTCGGGGCGGCGCTGGTCATCCTCGCCGGCGCGTCCGGCCCGAGCCGCGTCGGCGCCCTGCTCGCGGCCCGCCCCTGCGTCGCGGTCGGGCTCGTCTCCTATGCCCTCTACATGGTGCACTGGCCGCTGATCGTGTTCACGCGCTACGCCCTGCTGCGCGAGCCCGAGGGCCTGGAGACCGTGGCGCTGCTCGCCGCCTGCGGCGCCCTCGCCTATGCGGGCTGGCGCTGGATCGAGACGCCGTTCCGGCGCCCGGCGCAGGCCCTGCCCCGGGCCGTCCTGTTCCGCCGGACCGGGGCCGCCCTGGCCGGGTGCCTCGCCCTCGGCCTCGCGGCCGGGTTCGGGGCGCCCCCCGCCGGCCCGGCCGGGACGCCGCTCGCCGGCCTGGAACGCGAGGGCTGGCGGGGCGGGCGCTGCTTCCTCGAGGATCAGGATCCCGCCGCCTGGGCCGGCGAGGCCTGCCGGATCGCCGCCGGTACCGGGCGCACCGCCCTGCTCTGGGGCGATTCCTTCGCCGCCCATTACGTGCCGGGCCTGGCGCGGCATGCCGGGGACCTCAGCCACGACATCCTGCAATACACCGCCGCCGGCTGCCCGCCGCTCCTCGACCACCGGTCCCGCGCCCGGCCGACCTGCGCCGCCTTCAACGCCCGCCTGCCCGAGGTGATCCGCGCCTACGGGGTCAGCCAAGTCATCCTCGCCGCGCGCTGGGACCTCGTGCCGCCCCACGCGCTGGCGACCCTGCCCGACACCCTGGCACGCCTGCGGGCGGCGGGGGTCGCGGTCTCGCTCATCGGCCCCTCGCCGCTCTTCGCCTTCGACGTGGGGCTCCTCGGCGCGCGCGGCGCCGGAACCCGGGACGACGGCTCGGCCGCCTGGTTCGCCCGGTCCGGGCACCGCGCCGCCGAGACCCTGCGGGCCCTGGCGCCGGAGGTGGGCTTCGCCGACCCCGAGGCCTTCTTCTGCGCCGGCCCCCTCTGCCGCTACCGCACGGACGGCAGCGACCTGTTCGTCGATTACGGACACCTCTCGCAGGCGGGCAGCGACCGGGCGGTGCGGGCCTATTTCCCCCTGCTCCGACCCCAGCGGGCCTCCCTGGCGCCCTGA
- a CDS encoding GCG_CRPN prefix-to-repeats domain-containing protein gives MPVKSLVAALAVAGGVSLAPAAHAAPIAPAQPLAGAAVETVAYGCGPGFIPNRFGYCRPMGRPVYGPRAFYGPRPFYGPRPFYGPPPFYGPRHGYYRPRPLYGPYF, from the coding sequence ATGCCCGTGAAATCGCTCGTGGCGGCCCTCGCCGTCGCCGGCGGCGTCAGCCTCGCCCCCGCCGCCCACGCCGCACCGATCGCTCCGGCCCAGCCCCTGGCGGGCGCGGCCGTCGAGACCGTCGCCTATGGGTGCGGCCCCGGCTTCATTCCGAACCGGTTCGGCTATTGCCGGCCGATGGGCCGCCCCGTCTACGGCCCCCGCGCCTTCTACGGGCCCAGGCCCTTCTACGGACCGCGTCCCTTCTATGGACCGCCCCCGTTCTACGGGCCGCGCCACGGCTATTACCGCCCGCGCCCGCTCTACGGGCCGTACTTCTAG
- a CDS encoding methanol/ethanol family PQQ-dependent dehydrogenase gives MRANLLPGRLFGPFGLFGLSGLLGILVFFGILAGGPGPARAEPVLPTLDAANTRYSALDRITADNVGRLQVAWTFSTGALRGHEGAPLVVDGVMYVHTPFPNTVTALDLDHEGRILWRYEPKQDPGVQALLCCDTVHRGLAYADGALLLQLADTTLVSLDAKTGRVNWSVRNGDPARGETNTAAVLPVKGKVLVGLSGGEFGVQCHVTAYDARSGARLWRATATGTDAEMRVDPERTTSLGRPIGRDSSLKSWEGDQWRTGGACAWGWFAYDAALDLVYYGTGNPSTWNPAQRPGDNRWSASIVARDPDTGIARWLYQMTPHDQWDYDGVNEMILTDQAVDGVTRPLLTHFDRNGFAYTLDRATGELLAARKFDRAVNWASHVDLDRASPGYGRPVLDPRYAPEATGEDETTTGICPGAIGAKNQQPAAYSPRTRLFYVPTNHICMDYEPFRVSYTPGLPYVGATVSLRPAPDDPRTGTLTAWDGVKGGIAWSIPEPFSVWSGVLATAGDVVFYGTLEGYLKAVDARSGRERYRFKTPSGIVGNVTTYTHRGRQYVAVLSGVGGWAGIGLAAGLTDPNDGAGAVGGYAALSRYTALGGQLTVFALPE, from the coding sequence ATGCGCGCCAACCTCCTGCCCGGTCGTCTCTTCGGCCCCTTCGGTCTTTTCGGCCTCTCCGGCCTCTTGGGTATCCTGGTCTTCTTCGGGATCCTGGCGGGCGGGCCCGGGCCGGCCCGGGCCGAGCCGGTGCTGCCCACCCTCGACGCCGCCAACACCCGCTACTCCGCCCTCGACCGGATCACCGCCGACAATGTCGGCCGCCTCCAGGTCGCCTGGACCTTCTCCACCGGGGCCTTGCGCGGCCACGAGGGCGCCCCCCTGGTGGTCGACGGGGTGATGTACGTCCACACGCCCTTCCCCAACACCGTCACCGCCCTGGACCTCGACCACGAGGGCCGCATCCTGTGGCGCTACGAACCGAAGCAGGACCCGGGCGTCCAGGCCCTCCTGTGCTGCGACACGGTCCATCGCGGCCTCGCCTATGCGGACGGCGCCCTCCTCCTGCAGCTCGCCGACACCACCCTGGTCTCCCTCGACGCGAAGACCGGCCGGGTGAACTGGTCGGTGCGCAACGGCGACCCGGCCCGGGGCGAGACCAACACCGCCGCCGTCCTGCCGGTGAAGGGCAAGGTCCTGGTCGGCCTGTCGGGGGGCGAGTTCGGGGTGCAGTGCCACGTCACCGCCTACGACGCGCGGAGCGGGGCCCGGCTCTGGCGCGCCACCGCGACGGGCACCGATGCGGAGATGCGGGTCGACCCCGAGCGGACCACGTCCCTCGGCAGGCCCATCGGCCGGGATTCCTCGCTGAAGAGCTGGGAGGGCGACCAGTGGCGGACCGGCGGCGCCTGCGCCTGGGGCTGGTTCGCCTACGACGCGGCCCTCGACCTCGTCTATTACGGCACCGGCAACCCCTCGACCTGGAACCCGGCGCAGCGCCCCGGCGACAACCGCTGGTCGGCCTCGATCGTGGCCCGCGATCCCGACACGGGGATCGCCCGCTGGCTCTACCAGATGACGCCCCACGACCAGTGGGACTACGACGGCGTCAACGAGATGATCCTCACCGACCAGGCGGTCGACGGCGTCACCCGCCCGCTCCTCACCCATTTCGACCGCAACGGCTTCGCCTACACGCTGGATCGCGCCACCGGCGAACTCCTGGCCGCCCGGAAATTCGACCGCGCGGTGAACTGGGCCAGCCATGTGGACCTCGACCGGGCCTCGCCGGGCTACGGCCGCCCGGTGCTCGACCCGCGCTACGCGCCCGAGGCCACCGGCGAGGACGAGACCACCACGGGCATCTGCCCCGGCGCCATCGGGGCCAAGAACCAGCAGCCGGCCGCCTACTCGCCGCGCACACGGCTGTTCTACGTGCCGACCAACCACATCTGCATGGATTATGAGCCCTTCCGGGTCTCCTACACGCCCGGCCTGCCCTATGTCGGCGCCACCGTGAGCCTGCGCCCGGCCCCGGACGATCCCCGCACCGGCACCCTGACCGCCTGGGACGGGGTGAAGGGGGGCATCGCCTGGTCGATCCCCGAGCCGTTCTCGGTCTGGTCCGGGGTGCTCGCCACCGCCGGGGACGTGGTGTTCTACGGAACCCTCGAGGGCTATCTGAAGGCCGTCGACGCGCGCTCGGGCCGCGAACGCTACCGGTTCAAGACGCCGTCCGGCATCGTCGGCAACGTCACCACCTACACGCATCGGGGCCGGCAATACGTCGCCGTGCTCTCGGGGGTCGGCGGCTGGGCCGGGATCGGCCTGGCGGCGGGCCTCACCGATCCCAACGACGGCGCCGGCGCGGTCGGCGGCTACGCCGCCCTCTCCCGCTACACCGCGCTCGGGGGCCAGCTCACCGTGTTCGCCCTGCCCGAGTGA
- a CDS encoding methyl-accepting chemotaxis protein, protein MKLGNIKIIHKILAVISLMGVIVGGLVWYGQSRMTAIDDAYSLFILRETRAIASLRRVNRLVVELNYNVYRLVAETDEKQMDSASAQFDATATTLRALIKTIPEKAPTFAARLSDQSAQVETYLHQITEVRNLARRNQNAEALDLVHVRIDPIFTRLTQSGADMAEDLEKFVANASDDLTRQTDATRLALIVTGALGVALGMIVAIAVGMVGITRPIARLTGIMARLASGDVTTEIALQDRRDEVGSMAGAVQVFKDGMIQARAVEAETLQARLAAEEQRKLGMRQMADAFEAAVSGIVDRVSSSATALQTTAQAMSATATETANQSTTVAAAAEEAAVNVSTVAAAAEELGVSVQEIGRQVSGSADLAQHAVVEADQTGALVQTLSQAASRIGDVVGLISNIANQTNLLALNATIEAARAGEAGRGFAVVATEVKELASQTARATSEISEQITQMQGATGQAVSAIAVITARIRDIDAVATTIAAAVEEQGAATQEIVRNVSQAATGTGEVTGNIAGVASAAEETGAAANLVLASASELSRDSVHLNTEVVRFLAMVRAA, encoded by the coding sequence ATGAAACTCGGAAATATCAAAATTATCCATAAGATCCTGGCGGTAATTTCTCTCATGGGCGTGATCGTCGGCGGCCTCGTCTGGTATGGGCAGTCGCGCATGACAGCAATCGACGACGCCTACAGCCTGTTCATCCTGCGGGAAACGCGTGCGATTGCCAGTCTGCGCCGGGTCAATCGACTCGTTGTCGAGCTCAATTACAACGTGTACAGACTGGTCGCTGAGACGGACGAAAAGCAGATGGACAGCGCTTCCGCGCAGTTCGACGCCACCGCCACGACACTCAGGGCCCTGATCAAGACCATTCCGGAGAAGGCACCCACCTTCGCCGCGCGGCTGTCCGATCAATCGGCCCAGGTCGAGACCTATCTCCACCAGATCACCGAGGTCCGGAACCTGGCGCGCAGGAACCAGAACGCCGAGGCCCTGGATCTGGTCCACGTCAGGATCGACCCGATCTTCACGCGTCTGACCCAATCCGGTGCCGACATGGCCGAAGATCTCGAGAAATTCGTGGCCAATGCCTCCGACGATCTGACCCGGCAGACCGATGCGACGCGCTTGGCCCTGATCGTGACGGGTGCGCTGGGCGTCGCTCTCGGGATGATCGTGGCGATCGCCGTGGGCATGGTCGGCATCACCCGCCCGATCGCGCGCCTGACGGGCATCATGGCCCGGTTGGCCTCGGGCGATGTCACCACCGAGATCGCACTCCAGGATCGCCGTGACGAAGTCGGGTCGATGGCGGGCGCCGTGCAGGTGTTCAAGGACGGCATGATCCAGGCCCGCGCCGTGGAAGCCGAGACGCTCCAGGCGCGCCTGGCGGCGGAGGAGCAGCGCAAGCTCGGCATGCGTCAGATGGCGGACGCCTTCGAGGCGGCGGTCAGCGGAATCGTCGACCGGGTGTCGTCCTCGGCCACCGCGTTGCAGACGACGGCCCAGGCCATGAGCGCCACCGCCACCGAGACCGCGAACCAGTCCACCACCGTGGCCGCCGCCGCCGAGGAGGCCGCCGTCAACGTCAGCACCGTGGCGGCCGCCGCCGAGGAACTCGGGGTTTCGGTCCAGGAGATCGGCCGCCAGGTGAGCGGATCGGCCGACCTCGCGCAGCACGCCGTCGTGGAGGCCGACCAGACCGGCGCCCTCGTCCAGACCCTGAGCCAGGCCGCCAGCCGCATCGGCGACGTCGTCGGCCTGATCTCGAACATCGCGAACCAGACGAACCTGCTGGCGCTCAACGCCACCATCGAGGCGGCGCGCGCCGGCGAAGCCGGGCGCGGCTTCGCGGTGGTGGCCACGGAGGTGAAGGAACTGGCGAGCCAGACCGCGCGGGCGACCAGCGAGATCTCCGAGCAGATCACGCAGATGCAGGGGGCTACCGGTCAGGCCGTCTCGGCCATCGCCGTGATCACCGCGCGCATCCGCGACATCGACGCCGTGGCCACGACCATCGCGGCGGCGGTGGAGGAGCAGGGGGCGGCCACCCAGGAGATCGTCCGCAACGTGTCCCAGGCCGCGACGGGCACCGGCGAGGTGACGGGCAACATCGCGGGCGTGGCCAGCGCCGCCGAGGAGACCGGAGCGGCTGCCAACCTCGTCCTGGCCTCCGCGTCGGAACTCTCGCGGGACTCCGTGCACCTCAACACCGAGGTCGTGCGGTTCCTGGCGATGGTCCGGGCCGCCTGA